A window of the Streptomyces luomodiensis genome harbors these coding sequences:
- a CDS encoding LysR substrate-binding domain-containing protein has protein sequence MEFRHLRYFAAVAETRHFGKAAERLHMAQPPLSQAIRRLETELGVELFSRTTRQVALTGAGEVFRTDAERILKAVDEAVARVARFASGAEGVLRIGLTGSASYRQLPALARLVKREMPHVMLEVHTEMLTPAQEAGLIERRLDVGVLRPPVRQEGIAHRAVATEALVVAVPEQHRLAEADTVRVEQLRHEDFVMYGAALGSVVNDTVVRGCLAAGFYPRPAYEVTETSAALALVAAGLGIAVLPDSIRSAPREGVRCKTIEDALSVRLDLAWREDDDSPLLRNLLTVLERNHLFLDEVAAGH, from the coding sequence ATGGAATTCAGGCACCTGCGGTATTTCGCGGCCGTCGCCGAGACCCGGCATTTCGGCAAGGCCGCGGAACGGCTGCACATGGCCCAGCCCCCGCTCTCCCAGGCGATCCGCCGGCTGGAGACCGAACTGGGCGTGGAGCTGTTCAGCCGGACCACCCGGCAGGTCGCGCTGACCGGCGCCGGTGAGGTGTTCCGCACCGATGCGGAGCGGATCCTCAAGGCCGTCGACGAGGCGGTCGCCCGCGTGGCGCGCTTCGCCTCGGGGGCGGAAGGCGTGCTGCGGATCGGCCTGACCGGCTCCGCCTCCTACCGGCAACTCCCCGCGCTCGCACGGCTGGTGAAGCGCGAGATGCCACACGTGATGCTGGAGGTGCACACCGAGATGCTCACGCCCGCACAGGAGGCGGGGCTGATCGAGCGCCGCCTGGACGTCGGCGTGCTGCGGCCCCCGGTCCGCCAGGAAGGCATCGCACACCGCGCCGTCGCCACCGAGGCCCTGGTCGTGGCCGTCCCCGAGCAGCACCGGCTCGCCGAGGCGGACACCGTCCGCGTCGAGCAGCTGCGGCACGAGGACTTCGTCATGTACGGCGCCGCACTCGGCTCCGTCGTCAACGACACCGTGGTCCGCGGCTGCCTGGCGGCCGGCTTCTATCCGCGCCCCGCCTATGAGGTCACCGAGACCTCCGCCGCCCTCGCGCTGGTCGCCGCCGGCCTCGGCATCGCCGTCCTGCCCGACTCCATCCGCTCCGCACCCCGCGAGGGCGTGCGGTGCAAGACGATCGAGGACGCGCTGAGCGTCCGGCTCGACCTGGCGTGGCGGGAGGACGACGATTCCCCGCTGCTGCGGAACCTGCTCACGGTGCTGGAGCGCAACCACCTGTTCCTCGACGAAGTGGCGGCCGGCCACTGA
- a CDS encoding MFS transporter has product MSTSSPGSAPRGQTPTGPDTGSPDKLRVALGSAVGTTVENYDFLAYGTAAALYFGDAFFPGESPLAATLASFATLGVGFAMRPIGGIIGGHLGDRLGRKPVLVGALLLMGVATTAIGFLPTYDQVGALAPILLVLLRLLQGIGFGAEWGGAILMTYEHAPLHRKGLYSAIPQAGVPLGLLLANVAFLIAARFDSHLAWRIPFLLSALLIAAGLVIRLKVSESPEFQALQRTDTIAKSPVAEVLRDDWRTVLRVIGLRLAETGGFYAIVTYLLSYITSEGIAGHAVALTGLVLAASLGVCTTILFGRLSDSVGRRPLYLTGSLLTLAFGFPMFLLVNTGHTLAIVAAFVCGLALCHDALAGTQGAWFSELFDARLRTSGASIGYQFSAAISGFIPFIAAALSGAWGWAGVAVLYCACGGIGVLASLVTPETRRRPAEQPLPGLSVAPTR; this is encoded by the coding sequence ATGTCCACCTCCTCCCCGGGGTCCGCTCCCCGCGGTCAGACGCCGACCGGACCCGACACCGGATCCCCCGACAAACTCCGTGTCGCCCTCGGCAGCGCCGTCGGCACCACCGTCGAGAACTACGACTTCCTCGCCTACGGAACCGCCGCCGCACTCTACTTCGGCGATGCCTTCTTCCCCGGTGAATCCCCGCTCGCCGCCACCCTCGCCTCATTCGCCACCCTGGGCGTCGGCTTCGCGATGCGTCCCATCGGAGGCATCATCGGCGGGCACCTCGGTGACCGCCTCGGCCGCAAGCCCGTCCTCGTCGGGGCGCTGCTGCTGATGGGCGTGGCGACCACCGCGATCGGCTTCCTGCCCACCTACGACCAGGTGGGCGCCCTCGCGCCGATCCTGTTGGTGTTGCTGCGCCTGCTCCAGGGCATCGGATTCGGCGCCGAGTGGGGCGGCGCGATCCTGATGACGTACGAACACGCCCCGCTCCACCGGAAGGGACTGTATTCCGCGATCCCGCAAGCGGGCGTCCCGCTCGGGCTGCTGCTGGCCAACGTGGCGTTCCTCATCGCCGCGCGGTTCGACAGCCACCTCGCCTGGCGCATCCCGTTCCTGCTCAGCGCCCTGCTCATCGCGGCCGGCCTGGTGATCCGGCTCAAGGTCTCCGAATCGCCCGAGTTCCAGGCCCTCCAGCGGACCGACACCATCGCCAAGAGCCCCGTCGCCGAAGTGCTGCGCGACGACTGGCGCACCGTGCTCCGGGTCATCGGGCTGCGGCTGGCGGAGACCGGAGGCTTCTACGCGATCGTCACGTACCTGCTCAGCTACATCACCTCCGAGGGCATCGCCGGCCATGCCGTGGCCCTCACCGGTCTGGTCCTGGCCGCGTCGCTCGGCGTCTGCACCACCATCCTGTTCGGCCGGCTCTCCGACAGCGTCGGCCGCAGGCCGCTCTACCTCACCGGCAGCCTGCTGACCCTGGCCTTCGGCTTCCCGATGTTCCTGCTCGTCAACACCGGGCACACGCTCGCGATCGTGGCCGCCTTCGTGTGCGGACTCGCGCTGTGCCACGACGCGCTCGCCGGCACCCAGGGCGCGTGGTTCTCCGAACTCTTCGACGCCCGCCTGCGCACCTCCGGCGCCTCCATCGGCTACCAGTTCTCCGCGGCGATCTCCGGGTTCATCCCGTTCATCGCGGCGGCCCTCTCCGGGGCCTGGGGCTGGGCCGGGGTCGCCGTCCTGTACTGCGCCTGCGGCGGGATCGGCGTGCTCGCGAGCCTGGTCACCCCGGAGACCCGGCGCCGGCCCGCCGAGCAGCCCCTCCCCGGCCTGTCGGTGGCGCCGACTCGCTGA
- a CDS encoding FadR/GntR family transcriptional regulator: protein MSERRQEPWEPVRKVRTYEQVMAQIEQRIMEGFLRPGDRLPSEREFSQLLGVSRPSLREALRVLQALGVVEVRTGGGPEGGSVFVGHPGSGFADLLRLELALGHFSDTDVLQSRLALEVWVAAEAARNAGPEDLARLGDILDRMDDPELTARQFNGLDAEFHVAIAQSAGNALTAHLMGSMRSAIQRRMIDAYERLADWRETAKTVRKEHRSILAAIERHDDEGAVALVRAHITDFYAGTYGLGTASGPRTPAP from the coding sequence GTGAGCGAGCGGCGACAAGAACCCTGGGAACCCGTCCGGAAGGTCCGCACCTACGAACAGGTGATGGCTCAGATCGAGCAACGGATCATGGAAGGGTTCCTGCGACCGGGCGACCGCTTGCCCAGTGAGCGGGAGTTCTCCCAGCTGCTGGGGGTCAGCCGGCCCTCCCTGAGGGAAGCGCTCCGGGTCCTCCAGGCGCTCGGCGTGGTCGAGGTCAGGACGGGTGGCGGTCCGGAAGGCGGATCGGTCTTCGTCGGACACCCCGGATCGGGCTTCGCCGATCTGCTCAGGCTCGAACTCGCCCTGGGCCACTTCAGCGACACCGACGTCCTCCAGAGCCGTCTGGCCCTGGAGGTCTGGGTGGCCGCGGAGGCGGCGCGCAACGCGGGTCCCGAGGACCTTGCCCGGCTCGGGGACATCCTCGACCGGATGGACGACCCTGAGCTGACGGCGCGTCAGTTCAACGGCCTGGACGCCGAGTTCCATGTGGCCATCGCCCAGTCGGCCGGCAACGCCCTGACCGCTCATCTCATGGGATCGATGCGCAGCGCCATCCAGCGCCGCATGATCGACGCCTACGAGCGGCTCGCGGACTGGCGGGAGACCGCCAAGACCGTACGGAAGGAACACCGCAGCATCCTCGCCGCGATCGAGCGCCATGACGACGAAGGCGCCGTCGCGCTGGTCCGTGCCCACATCACGGACTTCTACGCAGGAACCTACGGCCTCGGCACCGCGTCCGGACCGCGGACTCCGGCCCCGTAG
- a CDS encoding MFS transporter yields the protein MLETQRVVEPPATPRRSGAWRPVAAAMFVCGWGGNQFTPLLLMYRRLGGYSTLSVDAFLGAYVVGLIPGLLLAGPVSDRRGRRPVLMLGTVASVLASLVLSFGADGSWAIYAGRLITGVAVGIAMSVGSSWVKELSTGADTGLAARRAALCQTAGFALGAGVAGALAQWGPWPMVTPYVVHIVIAVAVPPLLLRVPETRAPDAWAAGADRGVLRGLIDDLRVPAPARRRFRLVVLPMAPWVFGAAGLAYAVMPQLVETRVGHWGLAYATALTVLTLGTGAAVQPVAKRLDRTTGTGKGRAPVVAMAVMLLGAALCALNAVLRSPWLAVAAAVALGAGYGIAVVSGLLEIQRMAGAADLAGLTGVYYTLAYAGFLLPALLATLSNWLTYPVMLSGVALVALGCLSLVIRGTRTGPTTGPTTGPTTESPAEPAAEPMRG from the coding sequence ATGCTCGAAACCCAGCGGGTCGTCGAGCCGCCTGCCACCCCGCGCCGCTCGGGCGCGTGGCGACCGGTCGCCGCAGCGATGTTCGTCTGCGGCTGGGGCGGCAACCAGTTCACCCCCCTGCTGCTGATGTACCGCCGGCTCGGCGGCTACTCCACCCTCAGCGTGGACGCCTTCCTCGGCGCCTACGTCGTCGGACTGATACCCGGGCTGCTGCTCGCCGGGCCGGTGTCGGACCGGCGCGGCCGCCGGCCGGTCCTCATGCTCGGCACCGTGGCCTCGGTGCTCGCCAGCCTGGTGCTGAGCTTCGGAGCCGACGGCTCCTGGGCGATCTACGCCGGCCGGCTGATCACCGGGGTCGCGGTCGGCATCGCCATGTCGGTCGGCAGCAGCTGGGTCAAGGAGCTGTCCACCGGCGCGGACACCGGGCTCGCCGCCCGCCGTGCCGCGCTCTGCCAGACGGCGGGCTTCGCCCTCGGCGCGGGCGTCGCGGGCGCCCTCGCCCAGTGGGGACCCTGGCCCATGGTGACCCCGTACGTCGTGCACATCGTGATCGCCGTCGCCGTCCCGCCGCTGCTCCTGCGGGTGCCGGAGACCCGGGCGCCGGACGCCTGGGCGGCCGGCGCGGACCGGGGAGTGCTGCGAGGGCTGATCGACGACCTGCGCGTCCCCGCACCCGCGCGCCGGCGGTTCCGGCTGGTGGTGCTCCCGATGGCACCGTGGGTGTTCGGCGCGGCCGGACTGGCCTACGCGGTGATGCCACAACTGGTCGAAACACGGGTGGGCCACTGGGGGCTCGCCTACGCGACCGCGCTGACGGTACTGACCCTGGGAACCGGCGCGGCCGTTCAGCCGGTGGCCAAGCGGCTGGACCGTACGACCGGGACCGGGAAGGGGCGCGCCCCCGTGGTGGCGATGGCGGTGATGCTGCTCGGCGCCGCGCTGTGCGCGCTCAACGCCGTCCTGCGCTCCCCGTGGCTGGCGGTGGCGGCCGCCGTCGCGCTGGGCGCGGGCTATGGGATCGCGGTGGTCTCCGGGCTGCTGGAGATCCAGCGGATGGCGGGCGCGGCGGACCTGGCCGGCCTGACCGGCGTCTACTACACCCTCGCCTACGCGGGTTTCCTGCTGCCCGCCCTGCTGGCCACGCTGTCCAACTGGCTCACCTACCCCGTGATGCTCTCCGGAGTGGCCCTGGTGGCACTGGGCTGCCTCAGCCTGGTCATCCGCGGCACCCGCACCGGGCCGACCACCGGGCCGACCACCGGGCCGACCACCGAGTCGCCCGCGGAGCCGGCCGCCGAGCCGATGCGCGGGTGA
- a CDS encoding four-carbon acid sugar kinase family protein, with product MKTIVLDDDPTGTQSASDVPVLLDHDTDLLTDTLRHDDAAYILTNSRAIPEDAAVTLVGRIREAGAEAARRLGTDVRFVLRGDSTLRGHVFAESDVFASPDSVLLFLPAFPAGGRTTRDGIHWVRIGGTDVPAGETEYARDPVFGFRSSTMAGYVAEAGGGRKVLTVPLAELRATAGDAVARALGEAAPGTVIAPDAVTDEDIDLVHQGLERAWAAGRRIVVRCAAPLAARCSAAVSPGLLPAPLRRPAGPVLVVCGSHTSGATRQLATVERHWAARPLLLDTDRALTDPAAAGRDLVERAHEQLRTRGVAVLASERERSARNNTLDHGERVMTGLTTAVRELAGAVAAVVAKGGITSAEVARTGLRTSTARVRGQMLAGVSVWDLRTPSGVLPYVVVPGNVGGDDTLDEVLRRLGVPGRATS from the coding sequence ATGAAGACCATCGTTCTGGACGACGACCCCACCGGTACGCAATCCGCCTCGGACGTGCCCGTACTCCTGGACCACGACACCGACCTGCTCACCGACACGCTCCGGCACGACGACGCCGCCTACATCCTGACCAACAGCCGTGCCATCCCCGAGGACGCGGCGGTCACCCTCGTCGGCCGGATCCGGGAGGCCGGTGCCGAAGCCGCCCGCCGCCTCGGCACCGACGTGCGCTTCGTCCTGCGCGGCGACTCCACGTTGCGCGGCCACGTCTTCGCCGAGAGCGATGTCTTCGCCTCGCCCGACTCCGTACTGCTCTTCCTGCCCGCTTTCCCGGCCGGCGGACGGACCACGCGCGACGGCATCCACTGGGTGCGCATCGGCGGAACCGATGTACCGGCCGGAGAGACGGAATACGCCCGCGACCCGGTGTTCGGCTTCCGATCCAGCACCATGGCCGGTTACGTCGCCGAGGCCGGTGGCGGCCGGAAGGTCCTGACGGTGCCGCTGGCCGAACTGCGCGCGACCGCGGGCGACGCCGTGGCGCGCGCCCTCGGGGAGGCGGCGCCCGGGACGGTGATCGCGCCCGATGCCGTCACCGACGAGGACATCGACCTGGTGCACCAAGGGCTGGAGCGGGCATGGGCGGCCGGGCGCCGGATCGTCGTACGCTGCGCGGCCCCGCTCGCCGCGCGCTGCTCGGCAGCGGTCAGCCCCGGTCTGCTGCCCGCACCTCTGCGGCGCCCGGCCGGTCCGGTACTGGTCGTCTGCGGCTCGCACACCTCCGGGGCCACCCGGCAGCTCGCGACGGTCGAACGCCATTGGGCCGCCCGCCCTCTGCTCCTGGACACCGACCGGGCGCTCACCGACCCGGCTGCCGCGGGCCGCGACCTGGTGGAGCGGGCTCATGAGCAGCTGCGGACCCGGGGCGTGGCGGTACTGGCGAGCGAGCGGGAGCGGTCGGCGCGCAACAACACGCTGGACCACGGAGAACGTGTCATGACGGGGTTGACGACCGCCGTACGGGAGCTGGCCGGAGCGGTCGCGGCCGTGGTGGCCAAAGGCGGCATCACCTCCGCCGAGGTGGCCCGCACCGGGCTGCGGACCAGCACCGCGCGGGTGCGCGGACAAATGCTGGCAGGTGTCAGCGTCTGGGATCTGCGGACCCCGTCCGGTGTCCTCCCCTACGTGGTGGTCCCCGGGAACGTGGGCGGCGACGACACGCTGGACGAGGTGCTGCGACGGCTCGGCGTGCCGGGCCGGGCGACATCGTGA
- a CDS encoding GntR family transcriptional regulator, with product MAATTGRSSAAQTVYSVTKELILSGELAAGTLISEGEIATRVQVSRTPVREAFLRLESEELLALHPKRGAVVVPVPPGEAADVLELRQALERSAAERIARDGLTADGEQRLRDLIAHQRDLAGAGDVHGFAAADEAFHRGIVDASGNRLASRFYSTLGDRQRRMSVSALRPRPQRLHVLADEHETLLGHLLAGAADTFAVALRAHLTATHGSPGRSGSDR from the coding sequence ATGGCCGCGACGACAGGGCGCTCATCAGCAGCACAGACGGTGTACTCGGTGACGAAGGAGCTCATCCTCAGCGGAGAGCTCGCCGCCGGCACGCTGATCAGTGAGGGAGAGATCGCGACACGCGTACAGGTGAGCCGCACGCCGGTGCGTGAGGCGTTCCTCCGGCTGGAATCGGAGGAACTGCTGGCCCTGCACCCCAAGCGCGGCGCGGTCGTCGTGCCGGTGCCCCCGGGCGAGGCCGCGGACGTGCTGGAGCTGCGGCAGGCCCTGGAGCGGTCCGCCGCGGAGCGGATCGCCCGGGACGGTCTGACGGCCGACGGCGAGCAGCGCCTGCGCGACCTGATCGCGCACCAGCGCGACCTCGCCGGGGCCGGGGACGTCCACGGCTTCGCCGCGGCGGACGAGGCATTCCACCGGGGCATCGTCGACGCCTCCGGGAACCGCCTGGCCAGCCGCTTCTACTCCACGCTCGGCGATCGGCAGCGCCGGATGAGCGTCTCCGCGCTGCGGCCCCGGCCGCAGCGGCTGCATGTGCTCGCCGATGAGCACGAGACGCTGCTCGGCCATCTCCTGGCCGGGGCCGCCGACACCTTCGCGGTGGCCCTGCGGGCCCACCTCACCGCGACCCACGGTTCGCCGGGGCGATCCGGCAGCGACCGCTGA
- a CDS encoding MerR family transcriptional regulator translates to MRIGELSARTGASRRSLRYYEQQGLLVATRSPSGQRYYDDAHVQRVSLIQQFLAAGMSSRTIAQMVPCMTEPTMDRARQALAAMNRERTRLSAAIDELTAAREALDHLIGVNEDFLADGTADRASA, encoded by the coding sequence ATGCGGATCGGTGAACTGTCCGCCCGGACGGGAGCCAGCCGTCGATCACTGCGCTACTACGAGCAGCAGGGCTTGCTGGTGGCCACCAGGTCCCCCAGCGGCCAGCGGTACTACGACGACGCGCACGTCCAGCGGGTGTCGCTCATCCAGCAATTCCTCGCCGCCGGAATGTCCAGCAGAACCATCGCCCAGATGGTCCCGTGCATGACGGAGCCCACCATGGACCGGGCCCGGCAGGCCCTGGCCGCGATGAACAGGGAGCGAACCCGGCTGTCGGCCGCCATCGACGAGCTCACCGCCGCCAGAGAAGCGCTCGATCACCTCATCGGCGTCAACGAGGACTTCCTGGCGGACGGGACGGCTGACCGCGCCTCGGCCTGA
- a CDS encoding NAD(P)H-dependent oxidoreductase produces MNLHSLLARRTRESGPIRVGVIGAGKFASMFLTQAVGAAGLHVVGVADLDVDRARSALHRTGWPAERYAAASFDEALRTGGTHVTDSADDLIDAPGLEVVLEITGNPIAGAHHAGRAIEAGCHVVMVNVEADCMIGPVLAEKARKAGVVYTMAYGDQPALINELVDWCRTVGFEVVAAGKGTKYLPEYHLSTPDTVWDHYGFTAEQLASGDFNPKMFNSFLDGTKSAIEMAAVANATGLEPQEEGLFFPPVGVDDLSTVLRPKELGGSLTRTGTVEVISSLNRDGSEVERDLRWGVYITFAARTDYAMRCFAEYGVRTDPTGRYGALYRPYHMIGLELGVSIASAVLRGEATGVAGGFHGDVVSVAKRDLKGGEVLDGEGGYMVHGKLAPARASLAHRALPMGLAHGFTLKNDVPAGAVLSFDDVEVDESMTAVRLRRELEASALAGGVPTG; encoded by the coding sequence ATGAACCTCCACAGCCTCCTCGCGCGGCGGACGCGGGAATCCGGCCCCATCCGGGTCGGTGTCATCGGGGCGGGCAAGTTCGCCTCGATGTTCCTCACCCAGGCGGTCGGCGCCGCCGGCCTTCACGTGGTCGGCGTCGCCGACCTCGACGTGGACCGCGCCCGATCCGCCCTGCACCGGACGGGCTGGCCCGCTGAGCGGTACGCGGCGGCGTCGTTCGACGAGGCGTTGCGAACCGGCGGCACCCATGTCACCGACAGTGCCGATGACCTGATCGATGCCCCCGGCCTCGAGGTGGTTCTGGAGATCACCGGCAACCCGATCGCGGGCGCCCACCATGCCGGGCGGGCCATCGAGGCGGGCTGTCATGTGGTGATGGTCAATGTCGAGGCGGACTGCATGATCGGTCCTGTGCTGGCGGAGAAGGCCCGCAAGGCCGGTGTCGTCTACACCATGGCGTACGGTGATCAGCCCGCCCTGATCAACGAGCTGGTCGACTGGTGCCGCACCGTCGGCTTCGAGGTGGTCGCGGCGGGCAAGGGGACCAAGTACCTGCCGGAGTACCACCTCTCCACCCCCGACACCGTGTGGGACCACTACGGCTTCACCGCCGAGCAGCTCGCCTCGGGTGACTTCAACCCCAAGATGTTCAATTCGTTCCTCGACGGCACCAAGTCGGCCATCGAGATGGCGGCCGTCGCCAATGCGACCGGACTGGAGCCCCAGGAGGAGGGACTGTTCTTCCCACCGGTCGGTGTGGACGACCTCTCCACCGTCCTGCGCCCCAAGGAGCTCGGTGGCTCGCTGACCCGCACCGGCACCGTGGAGGTCATCTCCAGCCTCAACCGGGACGGCAGTGAGGTCGAACGCGACCTGCGCTGGGGCGTCTACATCACCTTCGCGGCGCGGACCGACTACGCGATGCGGTGCTTCGCCGAATACGGCGTCCGTACCGACCCGACGGGGCGGTACGGCGCTCTGTACCGGCCGTACCACATGATCGGTCTGGAGCTGGGCGTCAGTATCGCCTCGGCGGTGCTGCGGGGCGAGGCGACGGGCGTCGCGGGCGGCTTCCACGGTGATGTGGTGTCGGTGGCCAAGCGCGATCTGAAGGGCGGTGAGGTGCTCGACGGCGAGGGCGGCTACATGGTCCACGGAAAACTCGCCCCCGCCCGTGCCTCGCTCGCCCACCGGGCGCTGCCGATGGGGCTCGCCCACGGATTCACGCTGAAGAACGACGTACCGGCAGGAGCGGTGCTCAGCTTCGACGACGTCGAGGTCGACGAGTCCATGACCGCCGTGCGGCTGCGCCGTGAGCTGGAGGCTTCCGCCCTCGCCGGCGGCGTGCCGACGGGGTGA
- a CDS encoding aldo/keto reductase produces METTEHTRTLGRSGIEVSALGFGCWAIGGEWRSADGQPLGWGKVDDEESVRAIRRALDLGVTFFDTADVYGTGHSERLLGRALGRRRADVVVATKWGNLFDERARVRVGQDDSPEHARRALTASLRRLDTDHIDLYQLHIADADPERAAALRDVCEEFVREGLIRAYAWSTDDPARAAVFAQGPHCAAVQHCLNVLQDAPELLALCAESDLASVNRSPLAMGLLTGKHTAGRALEAGDIRSAPPAWLPGFTADAGADADWLRRVDALRSVLTSDGRTLAQGALAWIWARSPRTIPIPGFRTVAQAEENAGAIAKGPLTAGQTADIDRTLGRPAARRRQD; encoded by the coding sequence ATGGAGACCACGGAGCACACCAGGACACTGGGCCGCAGCGGCATCGAGGTGAGCGCGCTCGGCTTCGGCTGCTGGGCCATCGGCGGTGAGTGGCGGTCCGCCGACGGGCAGCCGCTGGGCTGGGGCAAGGTCGACGACGAGGAGTCCGTACGGGCGATCCGGCGCGCGCTCGACCTCGGCGTCACCTTCTTCGACACCGCCGATGTGTACGGCACCGGCCACAGCGAACGCCTGCTCGGCCGCGCCCTCGGCAGGCGGCGCGCCGATGTCGTCGTCGCCACGAAGTGGGGCAACCTCTTCGACGAGCGGGCCCGCGTCCGCGTCGGACAGGACGACTCCCCCGAACACGCACGCCGCGCCCTGACCGCCTCCCTGCGGCGCCTGGACACCGACCACATCGACCTGTACCAGCTCCACATCGCCGATGCCGACCCCGAACGCGCCGCCGCACTCCGCGATGTGTGCGAGGAGTTCGTGCGCGAGGGGCTCATCCGCGCCTACGCCTGGAGCACCGACGACCCCGCACGGGCCGCCGTCTTCGCGCAGGGCCCGCACTGCGCGGCCGTCCAGCACTGTCTGAACGTGCTCCAGGACGCGCCCGAACTCCTCGCCCTCTGCGCGGAGTCGGACCTCGCGAGCGTCAACCGCAGCCCCCTCGCCATGGGATTGCTCACCGGCAAGCACACCGCCGGACGCGCCCTGGAGGCCGGTGACATCCGCAGCGCGCCACCCGCCTGGCTGCCGGGGTTCACCGCGGACGCCGGTGCCGATGCGGACTGGCTCCGGCGGGTCGACGCCCTGCGGTCCGTGCTCACCAGCGACGGCCGTACCCTCGCGCAGGGCGCCCTCGCCTGGATCTGGGCCCGCAGCCCGCGGACGATCCCGATCCCCGGCTTCCGTACGGTCGCCCAGGCCGAGGAGAACGCGGGGGCCATCGCGAAGGGACCGCTCACCGCCGGGCAGACGGCCGACATCGACCGCACCCTGGGGCGCCCAGCCGCCAGGCGGCGTCAGGACTGA
- a CDS encoding EthD domain-containing protein, giving the protein MIKLAFMINRIDGMTFEEFVEHHRNRHAPLFTSIPEARQYVKKYTVSHPVPADGYPRPAYDGLTEIWFDSWADHDAFFASENYRELVHPDEGRFIDMSSVAVLVAEETVVLQS; this is encoded by the coding sequence ATGATCAAGCTCGCTTTCATGATCAACCGCATCGATGGAATGACCTTCGAGGAATTCGTCGAGCACCACCGAAACCGCCACGCCCCGTTGTTCACCTCCATTCCGGAAGCGCGGCAGTACGTGAAGAAGTACACCGTCTCCCACCCGGTGCCCGCCGACGGCTATCCGCGCCCCGCCTACGACGGCCTCACGGAAATCTGGTTCGACAGCTGGGCGGATCACGACGCCTTCTTCGCGTCCGAGAATTACCGGGAGCTGGTGCACCCGGACGAGGGCAGGTTCATCGATATGAGTTCGGTGGCGGTCCTGGTCGCCGAGGAAACCGTGGTGCTTCAGTCCTGA
- a CDS encoding ABC transporter substrate-binding protein, giving the protein MRRRIVPALSLPLALLLSACVSSTSHNGSGSAGNTDGKGDVTLNVGDQKGNDEAVLRAAGQLKNLPYKIKWSTFTSGPPILEAVSAKAVDIGGVGNTPPVFAAAAKSHIKVVAAKHGTSDGETILVKKGSPAKKVADLKGRSVAVAQGSSAHYQLVASLRKAGLSIKDVKVSFLQPADALAAFSRGKVDAWAIWDPYTSQALRQADARVLTTGQGVVNGLNFQVANPSSLKDGKKAKVIKDYLGRLRRAQDWVYQHPEEWAKVWGKETGLPYQVALDSVKRTNGTRVYVAVDKRAIASEQEIADTFAQLKLTPRSFRFADYVDTRFNGDLPPSTSAPRTYQKGS; this is encoded by the coding sequence ATGAGACGGCGAATCGTCCCCGCCCTGTCCCTCCCGCTCGCCCTGCTGCTGTCCGCATGCGTCAGCTCGACGTCGCACAACGGCTCCGGCTCCGCCGGCAACACCGACGGCAAGGGCGATGTGACCCTCAACGTCGGTGACCAGAAGGGCAACGACGAGGCGGTGCTGCGCGCCGCCGGGCAGCTGAAGAACCTCCCGTACAAGATCAAGTGGTCCACGTTCACCTCCGGTCCGCCGATCCTGGAGGCCGTGAGCGCCAAGGCCGTGGACATCGGCGGGGTCGGCAACACCCCGCCCGTCTTCGCCGCGGCCGCCAAGTCCCACATCAAGGTCGTGGCCGCCAAGCACGGCACCTCCGACGGCGAGACGATCCTGGTCAAGAAGGGTTCGCCGGCGAAGAAGGTGGCCGACCTCAAGGGGAGGTCGGTCGCGGTCGCGCAGGGCAGCTCGGCCCACTACCAGCTGGTCGCCTCGCTCCGTAAGGCCGGGCTCTCGATCAAGGACGTCAAGGTCAGCTTCCTGCAGCCCGCCGATGCCCTGGCCGCCTTCAGCCGCGGCAAGGTGGACGCCTGGGCCATCTGGGACCCGTACACCTCCCAGGCGCTGCGCCAGGCCGACGCGCGGGTCCTCACCACGGGCCAGGGCGTGGTCAACGGCCTCAACTTCCAGGTCGCCAACCCCTCCTCCCTGAAGGACGGGAAGAAGGCGAAGGTCATCAAGGACTATCTCGGGCGGCTGCGCCGGGCCCAGGACTGGGTCTACCAGCACCCCGAGGAGTGGGCGAAGGTGTGGGGCAAGGAGACCGGGCTGCCGTACCAGGTGGCGCTGGACTCCGTGAAGCGGACCAACGGCACCCGGGTGTACGTCGCCGTCGACAAGCGCGCCATCGCCTCGGAGCAGGAGATCGCGGACACCTTCGCACAGCTGAAGCTCACCCCGCGCAGCTTCCGGTTCGCCGATTACGTGGACACCCGCTTCAACGGCGACCTGCCGCCGTCCACCTCGGCGCCCCGCACCTACCAGAAGGGCTCCTGA